Below is a genomic region from Bacteroidota bacterium.
AATTGGATGAGCGCTACCTCCAACAATGGTATCGCCAAGTAAAAAGTATTGTGATAATAGTTGTCCATTTTCATTTAATTTAAAAATGGATGGAGTTTGAGGTCTCCCAATATCTGAATAGATACCTGCACTATAAAAAATTCCTCTATCTTTTTCAATTGTTTTATAAACCACTCCTGTATGATTTCCCCATATCAAATCCCATATCTGTTCCCCTGTGGTATCGGTCATGAACCAAAAGGGACGAAAACCCGGATAAGTACAGCGTCCTGAAACCAGATAGTGACCCTGGGAGGTCAGCAACAAATGAACTCCCTCCTCATTAGACATCAGGGGATCTTCCCAGGTATAATTCTTTATCCAAATCGGATTCCCTAGTGTATCTATCTTTACCAGGCTTATCCGTTGATTATGAGAGTATCCGGCATAATATTTCAGCATACCTAAATAATTACCATCATCAAGTTGTACGATGCCGGTTCCATAATCATCTTCTGATGCCTGAAGTTCAAGACACCATTCAATCTCTCCACATGGATTCAATTTTATGAACAACGGATCAAAGTGCCATGCCAGATCATATTTACTGGTTGCTCCAGCTAATACTGTCCCCTGGTCTTTTGTCTTTAGTAAAGAAATAAAGAATGTTTGGTAAGAAATATCTCCAAACTTTTTATCCCAGATAACATTTCCATTGATATCCGTCTTTATTAGCCATCCCCACTGATTAACTACCTGTCCTCTGCTTAGATAACCTGCTATCAGATATCCCCGGTCATAATCATTTTCAATGCCTCGAACATAAGAAGAACTATTACTCCCATAAATTTTAGGCCATTCCTGCCCGCTTGAGTAAGAAAAAATTATTAAAATTGACTGTATTAATGTGATTCTTAGTATAATACCTGATACTATTTTCATAATCATAAGTCTTACTTATTCCCCACTTTGGTAATTTTTTTACTCTCAATCAGATTATCCTTTTCATATAAGCTTATCATATAAATCCCATTAGGGAGATTTTTTAATGAAACAGTTAATTGATTTAAATAATCCGGAAGTATCATAGTTTTAATCATCTTTCCGTTGATATCAAACATGAGCAATTTACCATTAATTTCATACTCAGAAGTATTATAATAAACAATCACATAATCCCAGGCAGGATTAGGAAACAATTTCAAATGATCCTCCTTTTCAACAATTACTTCGTGAGGTGTGAAATGATATTCAGGGTAAGATTTTATGTTTGGCGGAAAATAAACTTTTTCAGTATAATTAATGAAGTTGCCTTTTACTAGTAATCCCCGAGCATAACCGTTGATCAATGGATACCCATTGTTCATAATTTCATGCAAGGTATTGACCGATAGTGAATCCAATTGCTGTACACTCCAGGTACTGTCATGTATCATTTTTATGACATTGAAATAATCTTCGAAATCCTGGTGTATAGCAGTTTGGTAAGTGTTTAATTCGTATGTGGCAGGAATCTCATTTAGTACATTCAGCGCTTGTTCTGCCTGTTCATTGTTAAAATAGCAGAAGGCTAACCTGTATTTTGACTGAAGATCTGCTTCATCTTCATACAAAGCTATCAAGCTATCGTAAGGATGAAGTATGGTGGTGTCTGACAGGAATTTCCGTATCAGGTGATTTTTGGCTCTTGCACGCAACTGTTGCCAGTAACCCAGCCGTGATTCAAGAACTTCTTTTGCTCCAAGATAGTCCCGTCCCTGCATAATCTCCGTCATCATGTAATCGGGCATTGGATCAAAACGATTATCCAGAGAGTTAAGCACCTCCTGCGACTTGGCCGATTGTGGATTAGCTGTAAACACATCCCGTATCATAGCATTAGGCAGGACATCCTCTTTGTAAATGGCCTGTTTCATAACGGTATCGGACAGGTAAGGCGATTCATCCAGTAATTGCTGCCTTATCTCCAAAGCTTCATTAGGTAAGCTTGTCATCACATCAAAATTCAGATCTTCAGTGCTGCCTCCGTCTACCAAAGAGTTTAACAAATTCCGGTATTGATTGATCAATCCCTTTGAAAGTGTCATTTCAAGCCGTGGATCATAACCGCTCTTATAATTATTGTTACCCAGACGTGAAGGACATGACGAGTCTTTTCCATATATAAGGCCTTCTTTTTCAATTAGATCTATTTTATTAGAAGTATAATTCTCAGGAGTAGGAGCTACTAAAATTTCTTGAGATAACTGGTGATGAATATATTTAATATTCAGTGCATCATTGAAGTAGTCGTAAAAATATTTTTCATAACCTTCTCCGTCAGAAGCCGGATCATTGTATAGTGTAAAAGTATTTCCTGCCGGGGCATCTATCAGGCTTGTATCGGCACCCTGATATTCCCTTATTCCCATCGGCAGATTACCGTTTGCACGTTCCTCTTCCCAAACGAGCAGGTCGTTTTGATTGCTAACCATATCATTACATTTAAGGCATAAACCGGTAGTATCGCCCCTGTTATTTCCTTCGGCAACAATCGCCCCTTGTAAATGTGAAAATGTATTGTTGTATATCTCATTATCTTCAGTACCGGAGTTTTTCACATATATTCCAATTCGCCAGTAGTCGGAGTGAGGAGTAATGCCACCCAGGTCGTATTTCCCTGTGAACTGATTAGCTTCAATATGATACCCTGAGCAATCTTCCATATAAATTCCACCCCAGAAGGGGTCATTCTGAAGATCAATGTTATGACTTCCCGTCATCATAAATGTATCGGAAATGATGGTAGGCTGCTCAAATCCTGAGAGATAGATGCCTGCAATGTTATTGTCGAAGAAGGTATGATCAGACTTAAATTTCCAGTTGCCACCACTGTTAAATGCTTTTATTCCATACCAGAGATTATCAAAGGAACAGGGAATCAGCTTATAGCAACCCTCGCCGCAAGGCTCATACATCGGATCAGGATATTCATATCCAGGCACCACCCAAACATCAGCATCATTAGCGTAAATACCAATATTTTCTTCAGTTAAAGCGCCTACATTTGCCTCCGATGTTGGAAAAATATATTTAAAAGAACAACCGAAGAATCCAACTCCCTTTACTCCGTTCAGTATAACATGAGCGCCGGGCAATTCAAAATCCAAACAAGCCAGATAATCTGTTTGGAATGTACATTTTGCAAAATAGCTGAAATTATTTACTTCATTTGTCGAATCAAAAGGATGTATGTTTTGATAAGGACGAAATTCAATATCGTTGTTGTTGTTCAAAAACTGTGCATCCCTTGCTATTATTATACCCCCCTCATAACCTTGTACATAATTTCCATCTACTTTTTTACCTGTTATTATTCCAGTGATCGCATTTTGCACCGATCCATTGTTGCTTAGATATACTTTCCCCTGGCAAGAATCATAGAATTGTGATTGATCGGGATTACCCCAAACCTCAACACCCTGCCATTTTTCTATACAGGCCTTGGTTAGTGTACCCCCGTCAATAATCACCTTAGCTCCGGGCATGACGATGAGTTTCGCTTCCGGCGCAAAAAAAACTGTATCCGTTATTGTTAGGGTAACGGACGAATCAATGACTATATCACGGTTAATGCCAATGTTTTCTGTCCATGTCGTATTGGATGTGACGGTATCAGGTAAAGGAATATATGGCAGTAAACACGAACAATAATAGGTCTCAGGATCATAAGGTCCCAGATAAGGATTTGAATCATCACAATCCTCCAATCCTGAACAACCAGATAGACTATCACCTATACCCCAATTAAAATAACCATCATCGTCCCAGTCAAAACACTTGCGTACCGGTGGTGTGATGCTATCAAAAAATATAGGAGTAAATATAAAATTAGGATCTTCAATAATAGTCATTCTGGCATAATAGAAACCATTCTCTCCTTGATTTTCTCCATAACTGTCTTTGTATATCCAGATCATACTCGAATCAACGGGATCGACAATATAACCCATAAGGGCCACAACATGCCTTGTGCCTGGAGAGGGCCTGAAAACTACAGATTGCGGTCCTTTGGTAATTAGTTTCGACATAATTTGTTCAGTATTGGTCATTGGTACTGATCCATGCCCATTGATCCGTACAACGGTATCGGGATTATTACAACTGTCATTTAATATATCACAAGTATCCGTATCACCTGTTTGCATATAAGGAAAACAATATTCCGTCCGTACTCCAGGACTTTGTAAATAATAAAAAACACTGTCGCTATACCCGCCATCGCAACCATGACTGCCAGGTGAATTGCAAATGACATCCTGTTCTGAAAGATTTAAATCAAGATGCTGATTGAAATACAGGTTAATATCAGCTTCAAGTACACTCACCGGAGCAAAAGCAAAACAGGATCCACAGCCGCCTTGACACCGGGCTTTTGTCATCCAGCCCGAACCTGTTGCATCAAAATCATAATAAGGAGAGCCCTCTCTGTTGGCTCCATGACGATTGCGCCAATCGAAATATTTTACCATATTTGTACGACAATAATTTCTTTCTGCCGGCCAGGGTAAACTAAAAATTCCACCCTTATAATAATCATAACCACCAAGATTATACTTATCTCCAAAGATTATTTTCTTGCTGCTATAGTACTCTTTGACAAATGCCATATCGCCTGCTGAATATTCCAGGTTAAACCGGGGAATATTTATATTTATCATCGCAATCTTAAGGGTATCTTTTATTCTTTTGTAACTATATTGCAACGAATCAAGGTTCCCGGTACTGTTTGTTATTACTTGAAGAGTATCAATTGTCAAGGCAGCATCTATGATTTGAATATTAATACTATACGGTTTAAAAAAGTTTAAGTAGCATGTTTCATCACACTGTTGTGTAAACGCATAATTGTATTGTGATGCAATTAATGGATACGACTCAAACACCATATATTCCAAACCTTTGTCATCTGAAAAGATTACTCTGACAAGGCTTGAATCACTTTTCAGAGCAACTGATCCGCTGATCTTTAATCCGGTAATTGTGTCTATTCCTGAAAAAGGATGGATTTCAGCATCCCGGATAAAAGTACTATATGATGATGGATTGTGAATGACATTCAAGGCTGATGAATAATGTTAAAAGCACCATCATTATTACTGCTAATGATTTTATTATTCTTTTCATCGGATTGATTTTTATGAAATAAGTTTGTAAATATTAAGGTCTAAATATAAAGAAAATATTAATATAAAACAACAGTTTTATGATAGTCCCATAAAAATTATCTGATTTTGCACCCTATCCAGAAGCTATTTGGCTGAAATACATAGTGTCCCTCCCTTGCTTATTGGTAAATTTAAAGGTTGAGCACCTTCTTTTTTTTATTTGTAAAATGTTAACCTATTTATTTAAAAAGATCCTTTTTACGTAGACCTTCACGTATTTCCGCTTATATTAAGCAAATCAGGTTAAAACAAGCCATGATGGTGGCAGGTTCGTATCTGGTGCCCCTTGAATGGTGATAAAAAATTAACTAATTTTACAGACAAAACAGGTTATATGGAAATCCAAATACAGCACCATGAGGAAAAGAACAGGGGGATTTTCTTTGTGGGAATAGAAAATGAACGAGTTGCCGAAATGACGTATTTCTACCGGGGTAAAGATAAAATCGTTATCGATCAAACTTCAGTATCCGACAAATTAAGAGGCCAGGGCATAGCCAAAAGATTGCTGGCTGAAGCTGTCGGATTTGCCAGAAATAATAACCTGAAGATTGTACCTGTATGTTCTTTTGTCAGGGACATGTTTCATAAAGTGGATGACTACCGGGATGTTGCGGCTTTAGACAATGATCAGGGATCAATGATCAATGATCAATAATGGAGGATTTGTACTTTTTTGATACTACAAATTGTTTATTTTCTATAAATTCAAAAATTAAGACCATGAAACTAAAACCTTTTTCAATTCAAGCAATCACATTCATTTTCTTTTTAAGTGTTTTGATGGCTCCTTTTTCAAGTACCGGTGGAGACAAAAAAAATGTCGGTATAAGGGCTGGGTATCAGAATGCCGCTATGTACAGTAAGGATTACTCGATGTGGAACCATTCTCTGAATTCATTTTATATAGGCGGCTATAAAGAGGTCAAATTTTTCCCCTTTATGCATTTTGGTGCCGGTCTTGAATATTTCATCAATGGCAATCAGATAGATGCTGATAACAAACTCTTGCTTCATTATCTGAGTG
It encodes:
- a CDS encoding GNAT family N-acetyltransferase, which gives rise to MNGDKKLTNFTDKTGYMEIQIQHHEEKNRGIFFVGIENERVAEMTYFYRGKDKIVIDQTSVSDKLRGQGIAKRLLAEAVGFARNNNLKIVPVCSFVRDMFHKVDDYRDVAALDNDQGSMINDQ
- a CDS encoding outer membrane beta-barrel protein; amino-acid sequence: MKLKPFSIQAITFIFFLSVLMAPFSSTGGDKKNVGIRAGYQNAAMYSKDYSMWNHSLNSFYIGGYKEVKFFPFMHFGAGLEYFINGNQIDADNKLLLHYLSVPLDLKFKLGPLYAMGGLSANFKVGEKVYVQGIKMDPQEGNKTGVFDASAFLGAGVNIFMIGIEARYHFGLMDVNNGYHNNYLQIGLTLHF
- a CDS encoding T9SS type A sorting domain-containing protein, with amino-acid sequence MNVIHNPSSYSTFIRDAEIHPFSGIDTITGLKISGSVALKSDSSLVRVIFSDDKGLEYMVFESYPLIASQYNYAFTQQCDETCYLNFFKPYSINIQIIDAALTIDTLQVITNSTGNLDSLQYSYKRIKDTLKIAMININIPRFNLEYSAGDMAFVKEYYSSKKIIFGDKYNLGGYDYYKGGIFSLPWPAERNYCRTNMVKYFDWRNRHGANREGSPYYDFDATGSGWMTKARCQGGCGSCFAFAPVSVLEADINLYFNQHLDLNLSEQDVICNSPGSHGCDGGYSDSVFYYLQSPGVRTEYCFPYMQTGDTDTCDILNDSCNNPDTVVRINGHGSVPMTNTEQIMSKLITKGPQSVVFRPSPGTRHVVALMGYIVDPVDSSMIWIYKDSYGENQGENGFYYARMTIIEDPNFIFTPIFFDSITPPVRKCFDWDDDGYFNWGIGDSLSGCSGLEDCDDSNPYLGPYDPETYYCSCLLPYIPLPDTVTSNTTWTENIGINRDIVIDSSVTLTITDTVFFAPEAKLIVMPGAKVIIDGGTLTKACIEKWQGVEVWGNPDQSQFYDSCQGKVYLSNNGSVQNAITGIITGKKVDGNYVQGYEGGIIIARDAQFLNNNNDIEFRPYQNIHPFDSTNEVNNFSYFAKCTFQTDYLACLDFELPGAHVILNGVKGVGFFGCSFKYIFPTSEANVGALTEENIGIYANDADVWVVPGYEYPDPMYEPCGEGCYKLIPCSFDNLWYGIKAFNSGGNWKFKSDHTFFDNNIAGIYLSGFEQPTIISDTFMMTGSHNIDLQNDPFWGGIYMEDCSGYHIEANQFTGKYDLGGITPHSDYWRIGIYVKNSGTEDNEIYNNTFSHLQGAIVAEGNNRGDTTGLCLKCNDMVSNQNDLLVWEEERANGNLPMGIREYQGADTSLIDAPAGNTFTLYNDPASDGEGYEKYFYDYFNDALNIKYIHHQLSQEILVAPTPENYTSNKIDLIEKEGLIYGKDSSCPSRLGNNNYKSGYDPRLEMTLSKGLINQYRNLLNSLVDGGSTEDLNFDVMTSLPNEALEIRQQLLDESPYLSDTVMKQAIYKEDVLPNAMIRDVFTANPQSAKSQEVLNSLDNRFDPMPDYMMTEIMQGRDYLGAKEVLESRLGYWQQLRARAKNHLIRKFLSDTTILHPYDSLIALYEDEADLQSKYRLAFCYFNNEQAEQALNVLNEIPATYELNTYQTAIHQDFEDYFNVIKMIHDSTWSVQQLDSLSVNTLHEIMNNGYPLINGYARGLLVKGNFINYTEKVYFPPNIKSYPEYHFTPHEVIVEKEDHLKLFPNPAWDYVIVYYNTSEYEINGKLLMFDINGKMIKTMILPDYLNQLTVSLKNLPNGIYMISLYEKDNLIESKKITKVGNK